One window of Candidatus Nitrospira kreftii genomic DNA carries:
- a CDS encoding DNA-binding response regulator: MKRPRILMADDHAIVLAGLRKLVEAEGEVVGMVEDGRALVDMAEQLRPDIILLDISMPLLNGLDAARQLTKLVPESKLIFLTMHATPTYATEAFKAGAAGYLIKRSAAVELKQAIQAVMRGQHYMTPLITKDVLAATLQSPDGQPSKPLVTSLTQRQREVLQLVAEGKGTKTIASILNISVKTVEFHKFRIMGELDLHSTAELIKYAIAEGLVSVST, translated from the coding sequence ATGAAAAGGCCGCGTATTTTGATGGCAGATGATCACGCCATTGTTCTGGCTGGCCTGCGGAAGCTGGTAGAAGCCGAGGGTGAAGTCGTTGGAATGGTGGAGGATGGGCGCGCGTTGGTCGACATGGCCGAGCAACTACGCCCAGATATCATATTGCTCGATATCTCCATGCCGCTGCTCAACGGATTGGATGCGGCACGTCAATTGACCAAGCTCGTGCCGGAGAGCAAGCTAATTTTCCTGACGATGCATGCCACTCCTACCTATGCTACCGAAGCGTTTAAGGCTGGGGCCGCAGGCTATCTGATCAAACGGTCAGCAGCGGTAGAACTCAAGCAAGCTATCCAGGCGGTCATGCGAGGTCAGCACTACATGACTCCGCTGATCACGAAGGATGTGTTGGCGGCGACACTCCAATCTCCGGATGGGCAGCCCAGCAAGCCGTTGGTGACGTCTTTGACACAACGGCAACGTGAGGTGCTCCAGCTTGTTGCGGAAGGAAAAGGTACCAAAACGATTGCCTCCATTCTCAATATTTCCGTGAAGACCGTGGAATTCCATAAGTTTCGCATCATGGGCGAACTCGATCTGCATTCCACCGCTGAGCTCATCAAGTACGCCATCGCTGAGGGCCTCGTAAGCGTGTCGACGTAG
- a CDS encoding hypothetical protein (conserved protein of unknown function), whose protein sequence is MPQVLALGFLLSVLLMLASCGDSSYQVRQPLGYGMMPPGETWVAIDSAYQAPSRHMVYFDPTTIRRDGGLATLWQVTDYKSMQGNAPFGQFLMSPHRFFSTKSHKEFDCVNKRVRLLTSSEHSQHMGTGVQHAVVVAQGFGLRVEPGSINEALWKVACGKK, encoded by the coding sequence ATGCCTCAGGTTCTCGCTCTAGGCTTTCTTCTCAGTGTTCTGCTCATGCTGGCGTCGTGTGGAGACTCCAGTTACCAAGTCCGTCAACCCTTGGGCTATGGAATGATGCCTCCTGGTGAAACCTGGGTAGCGATTGACAGTGCCTACCAAGCTCCGTCACGTCACATGGTGTACTTCGATCCAACGACGATTCGCCGAGACGGAGGCCTTGCCACGCTGTGGCAGGTAACCGACTATAAATCGATGCAAGGAAACGCGCCGTTTGGGCAGTTTCTGATGAGTCCCCACCGGTTTTTCTCGACGAAATCGCACAAGGAATTTGACTGCGTCAACAAACGTGTTCGGTTGTTGACGTCCTCTGAGCACTCTCAGCACATGGGCACTGGTGTCCAACATGCGGTGGTGGTTGCCCAAGGCTTCGGACTTCGCGTTGAACCAGGCAGTATCAACGAGGCGCTGTGGAAGGTAGCCTGTGGGAAAAAATAG
- a CDS encoding S-transferase: MNIRAQFPDEQSTAGEFKRQPDAFREWVTANDSSGYPAVTGRYHLYVSWACPWAHRTIIVRKLKRLESVIGMTVVDPIRDEQGWAFREGPGHSIDTINQFHFLSEAYRATDRRFRGRVTVPVLWDTVTKRIVSNSDDDLMRMFNSEFNRFTKSQIDLYPEKLRPEIDELNSFIYENVNDGVYRAGFTTSQNTYDRAARRLFAALDQLDARLATRRYLFGPELVETDWRFFVTLIRFDAVYYGHFKCNLRRIIDYPNLFGYLKDLYQTDGIAETVNFDHIKRHYYVTHDDINPTRIVPIGPDQDLSAPHGRDHLSSR, translated from the coding sequence ATGAATATCCGAGCCCAGTTTCCAGATGAACAATCGACAGCCGGTGAGTTTAAGCGCCAGCCGGATGCATTCCGGGAGTGGGTCACCGCCAACGATAGCTCCGGCTATCCCGCTGTAACCGGTCGCTACCATCTGTACGTGTCATGGGCCTGCCCCTGGGCCCATCGCACGATCATCGTGCGCAAACTGAAAAGGCTTGAATCTGTGATCGGGATGACGGTCGTGGATCCCATTCGTGATGAGCAAGGATGGGCCTTTCGCGAGGGACCTGGCCACTCTATCGACACCATCAACCAGTTTCACTTTCTCAGTGAGGCCTACCGAGCCACAGATCGGCGCTTTCGCGGTCGCGTGACCGTTCCAGTCCTCTGGGATACCGTAACCAAACGCATTGTCTCCAACTCCGACGATGATCTGATGAGAATGTTCAACAGTGAGTTCAATCGCTTTACCAAGAGTCAGATCGATTTGTATCCAGAAAAACTCCGGCCGGAGATCGACGAGCTCAACAGCTTCATCTATGAGAACGTGAACGATGGTGTCTATCGAGCAGGGTTCACGACGTCTCAAAACACCTATGACCGGGCGGCACGACGATTGTTTGCAGCACTGGATCAACTCGATGCACGCCTGGCAACCCGACGGTATCTATTCGGACCGGAGTTGGTGGAAACCGACTGGAGATTCTTTGTCACGTTGATTCGGTTTGATGCGGTGTACTACGGTCACTTTAAGTGCAACCTGCGGCGAATCATCGATTACCCAAATCTCTTCGGGTATCTCAAAGACCTCTACCAAACCGACGGCATCGCTGAGACTGTGAATTTCGACCATATCAAGCGCCACTACTACGTCACCCACGACGACATCAATCCGACTCGTATCGTCCCAATCGGCCCCGACCAAGACCTCTCGGCGCCGCATGGACGTGACCATCTAAGCTCGCGTTAG
- a CDS encoding hypothetical protein (conserved protein of unknown function) encodes MKAVIGVDGSKYSEWALGWLGEMPFRMAPRVTAIHAMDLQSVRASFIVQPVVSGYEPDEGEAIHIVESRAKQVEAETKRRLVKLGLKGSVRVVQDKIAQALIEQAGQKGLIVVGSRGLGAIDRFMLGSVSTTVTLYASCPVLIVKEPPQPLRRMLVATDGSPSSKKALQFLVKQLAVNPKIKPLVILLVHVMPFLRYTMVKEAGEQLLAQEAAKLEKVGYRVRQFPCVGPAAEEIMKVVNREQPDLIVTGAKGQSAVTRFLQGSVSMKLVQQSACSVLVVR; translated from the coding sequence ATGAAAGCCGTCATAGGAGTGGATGGATCAAAGTATTCTGAATGGGCGTTGGGTTGGCTCGGCGAGATGCCGTTTCGGATGGCACCACGAGTCACAGCGATTCATGCGATGGACCTTCAATCTGTACGAGCGTCGTTCATCGTCCAACCGGTCGTCAGCGGGTATGAACCGGACGAGGGGGAAGCCATTCATATTGTGGAGTCTCGAGCCAAGCAGGTAGAAGCAGAGACGAAGCGGCGCCTCGTGAAGCTTGGGCTCAAGGGCTCGGTGCGCGTCGTGCAGGACAAGATTGCACAAGCCCTCATCGAACAGGCGGGTCAGAAGGGATTGATCGTGGTCGGGAGCCGTGGGTTAGGTGCTATCGATCGTTTTATGCTGGGGAGTGTCTCAACAACCGTGACACTCTATGCGTCCTGTCCGGTCTTGATTGTGAAAGAGCCTCCTCAACCCCTTCGGCGGATGCTCGTCGCGACGGACGGCTCTCCGTCATCAAAGAAAGCGCTCCAATTTCTGGTCAAACAGCTGGCGGTCAATCCTAAAATCAAGCCGCTCGTGATTCTGCTGGTGCATGTCATGCCGTTCCTCCGCTACACGATGGTGAAGGAAGCCGGGGAGCAATTGCTCGCGCAGGAGGCGGCAAAACTTGAAAAAGTCGGGTATCGTGTCAGACAGTTTCCGTGTGTAGGACCGGCCGCTGAGGAGATTATGAAAGTGGTCAATCGCGAACAGCCCGATCTGATCGTCACGGGAGCCAAAGGGCAAAGTGCCGTTACGCGTTTTCTCCAGGGCAGCGTCTCAATGAAACTCGTACAACAGAGTGCCTGTTCAGTGCTTGTTGTCAGATAA
- a CDS encoding hypothetical protein (conserved protein of unknown function), which translates to MRIFVLGVGATGSLLVKLLKRQGHQVFCGDRDPARARDFLGEESSVVIQPVNARNLCSVVKAAKGCYLLINACPAVLNKVVMRAALRLRAHYLDTASHLRTYPFRPEQFLFDGQFRENGRLALIHAGVAPGLTNLFAAQAAAELDRLDKAEVRLFEDTASDNPVSQWSAESSFEEAVSRPRVYRDGRFGFGARFGERERFRFPPPIGLVSVVLAAQDEVTTLPRVFQFKNVDAKIGGSDIDQLRKWYRQGKLTRSRGLSPLRFPATASPHTVIRMVQGGILHNARFAVAVVVYGYKRARPCVIRWDARPPSLFELRRRKLACSPIAWSTAHIMAMFVKHMPHDLVGVHVPEALPARTRQTILRAARAIGITMKRRMICRNTSDES; encoded by the coding sequence ATGAGGATCTTTGTCCTCGGAGTTGGGGCGACTGGCTCGCTATTAGTCAAGCTGCTTAAACGCCAGGGTCATCAAGTGTTTTGTGGGGACCGTGATCCAGCCCGTGCGCGTGACTTTCTGGGCGAAGAATCCAGCGTTGTGATCCAACCGGTCAATGCCAGAAATCTGTGCAGCGTTGTGAAAGCAGCGAAAGGCTGTTATCTCCTCATCAATGCCTGTCCGGCTGTCTTGAACAAGGTCGTCATGCGTGCGGCTCTACGACTGCGCGCCCATTACCTCGATACTGCGTCACATCTACGGACTTACCCATTTCGACCGGAGCAGTTTTTGTTCGATGGACAATTCCGAGAAAACGGACGATTGGCGCTCATCCACGCCGGAGTAGCGCCGGGATTGACGAATTTATTCGCGGCGCAGGCCGCAGCCGAACTTGATCGGCTGGACAAAGCAGAGGTCCGACTTTTTGAGGACACGGCGTCTGACAATCCTGTTTCGCAGTGGTCTGCCGAGTCCTCCTTTGAGGAAGCGGTATCGCGCCCTCGTGTCTATCGTGACGGCCGTTTCGGCTTTGGGGCCCGATTCGGCGAGAGAGAACGGTTTAGGTTTCCCCCGCCAATCGGGCTGGTCAGCGTAGTTCTTGCCGCCCAAGACGAGGTCACGACTTTGCCCCGCGTCTTTCAGTTTAAGAATGTGGACGCGAAAATCGGCGGATCCGACATCGACCAGCTTCGGAAATGGTATCGACAAGGCAAACTTACTCGGTCGCGAGGCCTCAGTCCGCTGCGATTTCCAGCGACGGCTTCTCCACATACGGTGATCAGAATGGTCCAGGGAGGGATTCTGCACAATGCTCGATTTGCCGTGGCAGTGGTAGTCTACGGGTACAAGCGGGCGCGTCCTTGCGTAATCCGTTGGGATGCGCGGCCTCCCTCCCTCTTTGAGTTGCGTCGAAGAAAACTCGCCTGCTCACCGATCGCCTGGAGCACCGCGCACATCATGGCCATGTTTGTCAAACATATGCCGCACGATCTGGTAGGTGTGCATGTGCCTGAGGCCTTACCGGCTCGCACGCGACAGACGATCTTGCGTGCAGCACGTGCGATCGGTATCACGATGAAGCGAAGGATGATCTGCCGAAATACATCGGATGAGTCCTAG
- a CDS encoding Fructose-1,6-bisphosphate aldolase/phosphatase, protein MKVTLSIIKADIGSIGGHICPSQQVLATVRSHIAKHGSSLLIDHYISSTGDDIAILMSHRHGAGHEAVHKLAWDAFLAGTEVAKQQGLYGAGQDLLKDAFSGNVHGMGPAVAEMEFNERPNEPFLFLAADKTDPGAFSLPLYLAFADPMNTPGLILAPNMAEGFRFVIMDVNHTEGDRIIELSAPKELYKIAALLRDTERYVVESVWSVASGEQAVVASTSRLHNIAGKYTGKDDPVMLVRVQKDFPATGEVLAPYAVGPYVAGGMRGSHQMPLMPVPLQSGISYFDGPPVITCAAFAMHEGRFTEPADAFAHPFWNRVRDTVSDKAIGMRRQGFFGAAMLPMAELEYTGIMENLKALEPRFHVRTDA, encoded by the coding sequence ATGAAAGTCACCCTCAGCATCATCAAAGCCGATATCGGTTCTATCGGTGGCCATATCTGCCCCTCGCAGCAAGTCCTGGCAACCGTGCGGAGCCATATTGCCAAGCATGGCTCCTCGCTGTTGATCGACCATTACATCAGCAGTACCGGTGACGATATTGCGATCTTGATGAGCCATCGGCATGGCGCAGGGCATGAAGCCGTCCATAAACTGGCTTGGGATGCCTTCCTCGCCGGGACGGAGGTGGCGAAACAGCAGGGGTTGTACGGTGCTGGTCAGGATTTGTTGAAAGACGCCTTTTCCGGCAATGTACACGGGATGGGACCGGCCGTGGCGGAGATGGAATTCAACGAGCGGCCGAATGAACCTTTTCTGTTCCTCGCGGCCGACAAGACTGATCCTGGTGCCTTTAGTCTCCCGCTGTATCTGGCCTTCGCCGACCCCATGAACACACCAGGTTTGATCCTGGCACCCAACATGGCAGAAGGCTTCCGCTTCGTCATCATGGATGTGAATCATACGGAAGGGGATCGGATTATCGAGCTCAGTGCCCCGAAAGAATTGTACAAGATCGCCGCGCTGTTGCGGGACACTGAACGTTACGTCGTGGAATCGGTGTGGTCCGTCGCCAGTGGGGAGCAAGCCGTGGTGGCATCCACGTCACGGTTGCACAACATTGCCGGGAAGTACACCGGCAAGGACGACCCGGTGATGTTGGTGCGGGTCCAGAAGGATTTTCCAGCGACGGGCGAGGTCTTGGCGCCCTATGCAGTCGGTCCGTATGTGGCAGGAGGGATGCGTGGCTCTCACCAGATGCCCTTGATGCCGGTCCCGCTTCAATCGGGTATCAGCTATTTCGATGGCCCTCCGGTGATCACCTGTGCCGCATTCGCCATGCACGAAGGAAGGTTCACCGAACCAGCGGACGCGTTCGCGCATCCGTTCTGGAACCGAGTACGGGATACCGTCTCCGACAAAGCCATTGGCATGCGACGCCAAGGTTTCTTCGGTGCGGCCATGCTGCCCATGGCGGAGCTGGAGTACACCGGCATTATGGAAAACCTGAAGGCGCTTGAACCACGTTTCCACGTGCGCACCGATGCGTGA
- a CDS encoding hypothetical protein (conserved protein of unknown function) — MQISAIIERVHRALEEFGDRCSMEEVVGLCPDLTWNQVYLAIDYLNKTGKVCVTLDPDRTYSVQAYPLAGEPSKVFSKHGRVQTAV, encoded by the coding sequence ATGCAGATCTCAGCTATTATAGAACGTGTTCATCGAGCCCTAGAGGAATTCGGGGATCGGTGTTCAATGGAAGAGGTCGTTGGGCTGTGTCCTGACCTGACTTGGAATCAAGTATACTTGGCCATCGATTACCTCAATAAGACAGGCAAGGTCTGCGTTACACTAGATCCAGATCGGACTTACTCGGTTCAGGCCTATCCACTAGCAGGTGAGCCTTCCAAGGTTTTCTCAAAACACGGTCGCGTTCAGACGGCTGTCTAG
- a CDS encoding hypothetical protein (conserved protein of unknown function) → MKTTVAYRPVCFRQSEYGLVLVVALIMLSGCAAQKTAINPLTPNIAQHAQPVLLADADPRTISSAAPAHDTSSEEPFDPFSKPGEEGIEEYDPWEPLNSKIFDFNWKLDRWVLKPAAKGYNFIVPNIVQVGISNFFYNIRVTPRFMNNLFQGKFKGAGIEAGRFLINTTAGVGGFFDVAQRFHLTTPEEDTGQTLGFYGVTPGPYIIVPFLGPYTARDLVGYVGDIALNPVYWLMFPIIEIDAIPSVVPHANRTTSSLILVTARGTEIVNARSLNLEKFQGVEESTLDLYAAVRNAYLQTRAKAIRE, encoded by the coding sequence ATGAAGACAACAGTTGCGTATAGGCCGGTCTGCTTCAGGCAAAGTGAATATGGACTCGTGCTTGTCGTCGCATTGATCATGCTCTCCGGTTGTGCTGCTCAAAAAACGGCAATCAACCCACTCACCCCAAACATCGCACAGCACGCACAGCCCGTTCTTCTGGCTGATGCCGATCCAAGGACCATCTCATCAGCTGCACCAGCCCACGACACGTCTTCTGAAGAGCCATTTGATCCGTTTTCCAAACCCGGTGAAGAGGGGATCGAAGAGTACGATCCATGGGAGCCACTGAACAGTAAGATTTTTGATTTCAACTGGAAGCTTGATCGCTGGGTGCTGAAGCCTGCGGCCAAGGGTTATAACTTCATCGTCCCCAACATCGTTCAGGTAGGCATCAGCAATTTCTTCTACAATATTCGTGTCACGCCACGCTTCATGAATAATCTTTTCCAAGGCAAGTTCAAAGGCGCAGGGATAGAAGCCGGTCGCTTCCTCATTAATACGACGGCCGGGGTAGGTGGATTTTTCGATGTGGCCCAACGCTTCCACCTGACGACGCCGGAAGAAGATACCGGACAGACACTTGGGTTTTATGGAGTCACACCCGGCCCCTATATCATCGTGCCGTTTCTGGGACCCTATACCGCTCGAGATCTTGTCGGGTACGTCGGAGACATCGCCCTGAATCCCGTCTATTGGTTGATGTTCCCGATCATTGAGATCGATGCCATTCCTTCAGTCGTTCCCCATGCAAATAGGACGACGAGTTCTCTGATTCTCGTAACGGCGCGTGGAACGGAAATCGTGAACGCTCGCTCATTGAACTTGGAAAAGTTTCAGGGGGTGGAGGAGTCTACCCTGGACCTGTATGCGGCGGTCCGTAATGCCTACCTTCAAACGCGAGCCAAGGCGATCCGAGAATAA
- a CDS encoding hypothetical protein (conserved protein of unknown function) has translation MKSSGKQWSFISGSRLKQNIEGYSAQELIRSLTVCLIIVVSMACENKPVDTSVGKQKLTLTQSGQLSLTPEELSRIKLELATVVQGQILSHREFPATVQANQNELAEVTTLIRGRVVKVHVDVGQDVKKGALLAMLHSVDLGVAEGDYLKAGARLYEAELAHLRAKELYENKAVSLAELQRREAAMKTARAEVREAQNRLQLLGVPTEEITRLDRELTIKADMPLRAPFDGRVIMRNITRGEVVETEQKLFTVANLTDVWVIGNVPEKDVRFIHKDQKVNVVVAAYPHAIFSGTITYLGDVLDPATRTMSLRVTVPNSDRLLKPEMFAVISVSATSSTDVLTVPLAAVQDGPAGKMVFVQREAGTFEARTVKLGNEEGDVVIVLEGVKTGEQVVTKGSFALKSEMERHKIEPSL, from the coding sequence GTGAAGAGCAGTGGCAAGCAGTGGTCATTCATCAGTGGCAGCCGTCTGAAGCAGAATATCGAGGGATATTCGGCACAAGAGCTGATTCGCAGTCTGACCGTCTGTCTCATCATCGTGGTGAGTATGGCCTGCGAGAACAAGCCAGTCGATACCTCAGTCGGCAAGCAGAAGCTCACGCTCACACAATCAGGGCAATTGAGCCTGACACCTGAAGAGCTATCCAGAATCAAGCTGGAACTTGCAACGGTGGTGCAAGGGCAGATTCTCTCACATCGTGAGTTTCCCGCAACTGTCCAGGCCAACCAAAACGAATTGGCCGAGGTTACCACTTTGATCCGTGGCCGGGTTGTGAAAGTCCACGTTGATGTCGGGCAGGACGTGAAGAAGGGCGCTCTCTTGGCGATGCTCCACAGTGTGGACCTAGGGGTGGCAGAAGGAGATTATCTTAAGGCTGGGGCCCGGCTGTATGAGGCAGAGCTGGCACATCTTCGAGCCAAAGAATTGTATGAAAACAAGGCAGTCAGCCTCGCTGAACTGCAACGACGCGAGGCCGCCATGAAGACCGCGCGAGCCGAAGTGCGGGAGGCACAGAACCGTCTCCAATTGCTTGGTGTCCCGACGGAAGAGATCACGAGGCTTGATCGAGAATTGACGATCAAGGCTGACATGCCCCTACGCGCACCATTCGACGGGCGAGTCATCATGCGAAACATCACGAGGGGAGAAGTAGTCGAAACAGAGCAGAAACTCTTTACCGTGGCTAATCTCACGGATGTGTGGGTCATCGGCAATGTGCCGGAGAAGGATGTGCGATTTATCCACAAGGATCAGAAGGTGAACGTGGTCGTGGCGGCCTATCCCCATGCGATCTTCAGTGGGACCATCACCTATCTCGGAGACGTACTTGACCCGGCGACTCGCACGATGAGCCTGCGTGTCACCGTGCCGAACTCGGATCGACTGTTGAAGCCGGAAATGTTCGCCGTCATCAGCGTGTCGGCAACCTCAAGTACGGACGTGCTGACTGTACCGTTAGCGGCTGTCCAAGATGGACCTGCCGGCAAGATGGTGTTTGTTCAACGGGAAGCCGGCACCTTCGAGGCGCGGACCGTCAAGTTGGGGAATGAAGAGGGAGACGTGGTCATCGTGTTGGAAGGGGTCAAAACAGGCGAGCAGGTTGTGACAAAGGGCTCCTTCGCCCTCAAGTCAGAAATGGAACGGCATAAGATCGAGCCTTCGCTATGA